The genomic region ATCATCTACATTGATCACTACGGAAATGCGGTGAGCAACATCACACGAACGCTTTTCGAGGAAATAGGCAAGGGTCGCCGCTTTGAGATTATCTTCAATATGTACGCCTTTGACAAGATATACAACAAGTACAGCGATATCATCGACTTTACGACTGAAAAGAACCTGCGCCACCCCGATGGGAAGCGTATGTTGCTCTTCAACGACCTCGATTACCTACAATTGAGTATCTACAAAAGCGACCTCGAAACTGTGGGCGGCGCCTCTACCCTACTCGGAGTAAAGAATTTCGACCAAGTAAGTGTGCATTTCTTCTAAATAAAAAATCTACACGAGTTTAATACGGATACAATACGAAGCTCCATCGAAGGAGGAACGACCTTCTTTTAGAGAAGAAGAATAAATCACATATTAAAAAAGTGAAAAAAAAGTAATAAAAAATATTGTTATTTAAAAAAAAAATTATACTTTTGCGCCCGAATTCAATTCTTCAACAAGAGACACTTCCAATAAAACATATTAGAAAAACACTCACAGCGCTGAAAATATCGGTGCTGACGACTGGTAGAACGACGATTTTTTAATAACACCATATTTAAAGATGTTTGATATAACAGACTTAAAAGCAAAGAAACTTCCTGAACTACAGGAAATAGCTAAAGGGCTTGGCGTGCCTAAATACCGCTACCTCAACAAAGGGGTTTTAATTGAGCAGATAGTAGATTGGCAAAATAAAGACACTCCCAAGGTAGAAATACCCACAGAGGCTCCTAAGAAAAGAGGAAGAAAGCCTAAGAATCAAGTAGCTCAAACCGTTACTCCTGAAAAGACAGAGGCAGAACCTTCTCCAATTCAAGAGACACCCAAGAGTGAAGGCCACCCAAAATCTTACAGTAAGAAAGAGGACAACTCACAGAAACCTTCACTCAACAACCAAGATAAAACAAAGGCGGAAGGTAAAAAGAACTATCCTAAAAAGGGCAAACCACAACAGCCTATCAACAATCAGAACCAAAGCAAACCCTACAATCCACAGCCTACAGGAAAAGGACACAGTCAGAATAACCCTCCTGCTGCCAAACCTACTAATAACGGCAATGGAAATAACTTCAACAAAACTAACAACGGTTATAACAACACCTATGCCCCAATCAACAGTGAGAACTTCGACCAAGAGAAGCGAAACCGTTACCGTTCACCTGAATATGAGTTCGACAGTATTGTAGATTGCGAAGGCGTCTTGGACATCACCCCTGAAGGTTACGGCTTTTTGCGCTCATCGGACTATAACTATTTAGCTTCTCCCGACGACATCTACGTATCACAATCGCAAATACGCCTATTTGGGCTACTTACTGGCGATACCATCTACGGACAAATACGCCCTGCAAAAGAAGGTGAGAAGTATTACCCCTTATTAAAAGTATTAAAGATAAACGGGTTAGACCCACAGGTGGTACGCGACCGTGTGCTCTTTGAGCACCTTACCCCTCTCTTCCCTAATGAGAAATTCAAGTTGGCTGAAAAAGGCGCTACCATCTCCACTCGCCTGATTGACCTCTTTGCGCCTATCGGGAAAGGGCAGCGCGGTATGATTGTAGCTCAA from Capnocytophaga haemolytica harbors:
- the rho gene encoding transcription termination factor Rho codes for the protein MFDITDLKAKKLPELQEIAKGLGVPKYRYLNKGVLIEQIVDWQNKDTPKVEIPTEAPKKRGRKPKNQVAQTVTPEKTEAEPSPIQETPKSEGHPKSYSKKEDNSQKPSLNNQDKTKAEGKKNYPKKGKPQQPINNQNQSKPYNPQPTGKGHSQNNPPAAKPTNNGNGNNFNKTNNGYNNTYAPINSENFDQEKRNRYRSPEYEFDSIVDCEGVLDITPEGYGFLRSSDYNYLASPDDIYVSQSQIRLFGLLTGDTIYGQIRPAKEGEKYYPLLKVLKINGLDPQVVRDRVLFEHLTPLFPNEKFKLAEKGATISTRLIDLFAPIGKGQRGMIVAQPKTGKTMLLKDIANAIAKNHPEVYLMVLLIDERPEEVTDMQRSVRGEIISSTFDKEASEHVKIANIVLEKAKRLVECGHDVVILLDSITRLARAYNTVQPASGKVLTGGVDANALHKPKRFFGAARNIEGGGSLSIIATALTETGSKMDEVIFEEFKGTGNMELQLDRRISNRRIFPAIDLIASSTRRDDLLLDENTLNRTWVLRKYLAEMNPIEAMEFMEKQMKQTRDNKEFLVTMNS